AAATCCCTTTCTGCCGCCGTGGCAAAAAGTCCTGAGTGAAGCGGCGCAGGCGGGTTACCGCAGCATTGAGCTTGGCCCCTGGAGCTACCTGCCGGTGGATGCCCGCGAACTGCGTCAGCAGCTGGAGTTGCACAACCTGTCACTGGTGGCAGGCACCATTTTTGACGACCTGGTGAGTGCGGCCAATTTCCCGGCAATGGTGGAACTGACGCACAATATCTGCCGCAACCTGTCCCAGGTGCCGACGGCAGAGAAAACCCACGGTGTAAACCAACCGGCTCCCTACCTGGTGATTATCGATTTTGGTAACCCCGAACGGGCGAAATATGCCGGTCAGTCCGATAAAGCGCCGCGTCTGTCATCCGCCGACTGGCAGCGCATGATGCAGCACATCACCACCCTGAGCGAAATCGCCTGGCAGGAATACGGCGTGCGCGCGGTGATCCATCCCCATGCCGGTGGCTGCATTGAATTCGCCGATGAACTGGAACAGCTGGTGCAGGATATTCCGCACGAGGTGGCCGGTTTGTGCCTCGATACCGGCCATCTGTACTACTCCGGCATGGACCCGATTACCTGGCTGAATCGCTACTGGGATCGTATCGATTATCTGCACTTCAAAGACGTTAACGAGGCGGTGTGGCGTGATGTGATTGCCCGTGGCGTCGATTTCTTTGCCGCCTGTGCCGAAGGGGTGATGTGCCCGATAGGTAAAGGGGCGATTGATTACCCGGCGGTGCGCGGCTTCCTCGCGGAGCGTGATTACCAGGGCTGGATCACCATCGAACAGGAGCGCGACCCGCGCAATGCTGACACCAGCCTGCGCGATGTCACTGCCAGCCTGCACTATCTGCAATCCGTCGGATTCTGAGGACAACATCATGATTAACGGCACGAAAGCTCTCGATCGTTCACTGCGCTGGGGTATGGTTGGCGGCGGTGGCACCAGCCAGATTGGTTACATTCATCGTTCCGCTGCCCTGCGTGACGGCAATTTTGTGTTGCAGGCCGGAGCGTTCGATATCGACGCTGAACGTGGCCGGGCCTTTGGCGTGGCGCTGGGCGTGGCACCAGATCGCTGCTATCCCGATTATGAAACCCTGTTTGCGGCGGAAGCGGCACGCGTCGACGGCATCGAGGCGGTCTCCATCGCCACCCCCAACAACACCCATTTCGCCATTTGCCGTGCCGCGTTAAACGCCGGGCTGCATGTGGTGTGTGAAAAGCCGCTGTGCTTCACCGTTGCTGAGGCTGATGAGCTGGAAAAACTCTGTGCGGAGAAGAAAAAAATCATCGGGGTGACTTACGGTTATGCCGGTCATCAGTTGATTCATCAGGCACGGGAGATGATCGCCGAAGGACTGCTGGGAGAGATTCGCATCATCAATATGCAGTTTGCCCACGGTTTCCATAACGAGGCGGTGGAGCTGCAAAATCCCAGCACCAAATGGCGTGTCGATCCGCGCTTTGTTGGCCCCAGTTATGTGCTGGGGGATCTCGCGACCCATCCGCTGTTTATCGCTGAAACCATGGTACCGAAGCTGAAGGTCAAACGTCTGTTGTGCAGCCGCCAGAGCTTCGTCAAAAGCCGCGCACCGCTGGAAGATAACGCCTTTGTGATGATGGAGTATGACAACGGGGCGGTGGGCACCATGTGGGCCTCGGCGGTGAATTGTGGCTCGATGCACGGCCAAAAGGTACGGGTCATCGGCGAGAAGGCCAGCCTGGAATGGTGGGATGAACAGCCGAATCAGCTGCGCTACGAAGTGCAGGGCGAGCCGGTGCAGATTCTGGAGCGCGGTATGGGGTATCTATACGGACGCGCGTTAGAGGAAGATCGGATCGGCGGCGGCCATCCTGAAGGGCTGTTTGAGGCGTGGTCAAATCTCTATCGGCGTTTTGCGCTGGCGATGGATGCCACCGATCGTGCTGACCAGGCGTTCCTCGATAACTTCTGGTATCCCGATGTGCATGCGGGATTGATGGGGGTGCGCTGGGTCGGGCAGTGCGTGCAGTCAGCCGATGCTGGAGCGGTGTGGGTTGATTGCTGAAGCGAACATTCGTACGCGCAATAAATTGCACCGCTACAAACCGTGCGTAGCGGCGCGATTTATCGCGCGTTTTTGCCGTTAAAAATAATAAATTTCCAGATTTTTAGGGAGCGTTTCCGGATGGTTCAGTGGCGTAAAGGTGGCCCCTTGTTCAATGCCGAGACGGCATGGGTAGTCATGAGTAACCAGAGAGTGCAGGGTGGCGCCACTTGCGAGGGTAATCTGCGGAATAAAACCGGTGGCCTCATCCAGGCGCGGTAAACAAATTTCATCAACAACGGCTTCCTTCCCCATCTTCAGGTTTTGCCCCAATAGCTTCAATGAACCATGGACCGTTGAAGATAAAATTTCATTGTTTTGACCGCCCAGAATGCCCCCCTGCCTGACAACAGAATGGTTGTGGATAAGCGTATTACTATCTCTGGTATAAATAAATTCCACCGTGGAATCATTTATCTCTGTCTTGCCAATATTACTGTATACGGCTTTTGCGCTGCTTTTTTCCACCAGAATATCGCCTGCACGATTCAGGAGATTTCCGGTTACAGTGGAGTCGATGATTTCAATATTCCGTGTGGGAAGCCCTTCCTCATAAAAGAGAATTGCCACATTGCCATATATTTT
This genomic stretch from Pantoea cypripedii harbors:
- a CDS encoding TIM barrel protein; protein product: MTIHIANAPCSWGVDDPKNPFLPPWQKVLSEAAQAGYRSIELGPWSYLPVDARELRQQLELHNLSLVAGTIFDDLVSAANFPAMVELTHNICRNLSQVPTAEKTHGVNQPAPYLVIIDFGNPERAKYAGQSDKAPRLSSADWQRMMQHITTLSEIAWQEYGVRAVIHPHAGGCIEFADELEQLVQDIPHEVAGLCLDTGHLYYSGMDPITWLNRYWDRIDYLHFKDVNEAVWRDVIARGVDFFAACAEGVMCPIGKGAIDYPAVRGFLAERDYQGWITIEQERDPRNADTSLRDVTASLHYLQSVGF
- a CDS encoding Gfo/Idh/MocA family protein yields the protein MINGTKALDRSLRWGMVGGGGTSQIGYIHRSAALRDGNFVLQAGAFDIDAERGRAFGVALGVAPDRCYPDYETLFAAEAARVDGIEAVSIATPNNTHFAICRAALNAGLHVVCEKPLCFTVAEADELEKLCAEKKKIIGVTYGYAGHQLIHQAREMIAEGLLGEIRIINMQFAHGFHNEAVELQNPSTKWRVDPRFVGPSYVLGDLATHPLFIAETMVPKLKVKRLLCSRQSFVKSRAPLEDNAFVMMEYDNGAVGTMWASAVNCGSMHGQKVRVIGEKASLEWWDEQPNQLRYEVQGEPVQILERGMGYLYGRALEEDRIGGGHPEGLFEAWSNLYRRFALAMDATDRADQAFLDNFWYPDVHAGLMGVRWVGQCVQSADAGAVWVDC